The following nucleotide sequence is from Larus michahellis chromosome 10, bLarMic1.1, whole genome shotgun sequence.
ttaaagtaacaagtgataggacaagaggaaatggcctgaagttgcgcggggggaggtttaggatggatttctaggaaaaatttcttcacagaaagggttatcaagcattggaacaggctgcacagggaagtggtggagtcgccatccctggggggatttaaaagacaggcagacgtggtgctgagggacatgggatAGCGGTGGTTTTGGTagtgagggacacgggttagtggttgttttgtcagtgttgggttgatggttggactggatgatctgaaaggtcccttccaaccgagacaATTGTATGAAAACCAAGCACAGTAACATTTTAATACCTTATATTtggaggtgtttggggttttttttcttgagttaaaGATCAGTCAAATGCCAGTCATCCCTTTTGGCCTGAAAGGTACCGtgatacatatatttatatgggCCTACCTCTGCTCGGTGTTCTGAGTTGCACCGTTTAACGATTAAACGCCGCTTCCCTTAAAGATTAcccttctggggtttttttttatggaggGTTGGTGCCGGACGCTGAGGATTAACgggctttttcctttccccaattAAAGACAATCGGACTACGCTAATCACTACACGCCTcagggaggcggggcggggggggggaagggtgcgcgcgctccccgccgcggcggcgcggTGACGCGCACGCGCGAGGGGGGCGGGCCCGCCCCCCTCGCGCGTGCGCGTCAccgcgccgccgcggcggggagcggttgCCGCGATGTCGCCGCCGAGGCCTTCGGTCCTTCGGTCCCTCAACAGCCGCGAACTCTCCGAGGTCCTCTTCAACAACCGCAGCCCCCGCTCCGTCCTCCCCATCTGGGTGGATTTCGAAGGCAGACCGCGTTATTACCCGGTGCTGCAACCGCGCACCGGGCGGATCATGCACAGCTACCGGGGTGGgtagggccgggccgggctgaggTAGGCCGCGCTCCCGGGTATACCTTCTGGCGGGTGGGTTTCTTCTGCGTTCCCCTCTCTGGCGACATCCCCCATCCTCGGGGACATCCCACCCCTGGTCGCCCAGGCGACCAGGGCACCGGTGGTGACCTGTAAACAGGGAGAGCAGTTCGTTTGCAGACGGCTGGCCCTCAAAAAACGTTCGTTAAAATAAGATAAACGCCTGCTTTTACACCTTGTTCTCTCCCAGGTCATCTCTGGCTCTTCCGGGACGCGGGGACGAATGATGGCCTCCTCGTCAACCAG
It contains:
- the VHL gene encoding von Hippel-Lindau disease tumor suppressor yields the protein MSPPRPSVLRSLNSRELSEVLFNNRSPRSVLPIWVDFEGRPRYYPVLQPRTGRIMHSYRGHLWLFRDAGTNDGLLVNQQELFVAAPNVNKADITLPVFTLKERCLQVVRSLVKPVDYRKLDIVRSLYEDLEDHPDIRKDLQRLSLEKSEMLNGILE